The following coding sequences are from one Clostridioides difficile ATCC 9689 = DSM 1296 window:
- a CDS encoding TetR/AcrR family transcriptional regulator, with product MKSNDKDARERIIEVTLNLLNEVDDIEEITVRKIAERANVGVGLINYHFKTKDNLLSTAIGDVMSNIIAELYDDSVYTLRPIEDLKNLLKKLCDTGLHYEKVLPFVLNQCITNGDMQAELDIVPMLRKIFGNKKDEMSLRIIALQIILPIQISALSTESFQLYSGINIKNKYERDKFIDILIENIIGEDVDVR from the coding sequence ATGAAAAGTAATGATAAAGATGCTAGAGAACGTATAATTGAAGTTACATTGAATCTTTTAAATGAAGTAGATGATATTGAGGAGATTACAGTTAGAAAAATTGCTGAGCGTGCAAATGTTGGAGTTGGTTTAATAAATTATCATTTTAAAACAAAGGATAATTTGTTGAGTACTGCCATAGGAGATGTGATGTCAAATATAATAGCAGAGTTATATGACGATAGTGTATATACTCTAAGACCTATTGAAGATTTGAAAAATTTATTAAAAAAATTGTGTGATACTGGATTACATTATGAAAAAGTGCTTCCTTTTGTGTTGAATCAATGTATAACCAATGGAGATATGCAAGCAGAACTTGATATTGTCCCTATGCTTCGTAAAATTTTTGGAAATAAAAAAGATGAAATGAGTCTAAGAATCATTGCCCTGCAAATTATTTTACCAATACAGATTTCTGCTTTATCTACAGAATCATTTCAGTTATACAGTGGTATAAATATAAAGAATAAATATGAGCGAGATAAATTCATTGATATTTTAATAGAAAATATTATTGGAGAGGATGTTGATGTAAGATGA
- a CDS encoding MerR family transcriptional regulator: protein MFKIGDFSKLSKISIRMLRHYDEIGLLTPSHTNKTNGYRYYSADQLSTTNRIHALKDMGFGLYSIKEILTEYNDKESLIKYLNIHHSQVKEQLEDTQKKLLKIETTIKRIGGNDIMKNYDVTIKNFAPKYMMTLRRVIPTYQDEGMLWHQVFLETKDQNVQIEPPKYSKAVFYDTGYKEDYVDVEVQVAVSGKYKDTEHVKFKTVPSVTAATAIVNGNFNQVADACEAIGNWISDNNYDVDGPMFNIYHVSPGNDSNPDNWVTEVCFPVKKK from the coding sequence ATGTTTAAGATAGGCGATTTTTCAAAGCTAAGTAAAATTAGTATTCGTATGTTACGTCATTATGATGAAATAGGACTTTTAACTCCTTCTCATACGAATAAAACTAATGGATATAGATACTATAGTGCAGACCAACTTTCTACTACAAACAGAATCCATGCACTAAAAGATATGGGCTTTGGCTTGTATTCTATAAAAGAAATTTTGACAGAATATAACGATAAAGAAAGTCTCATAAAATATCTAAATATCCACCATTCTCAAGTAAAAGAACAATTAGAAGATACACAGAAAAAACTATTAAAAATAGAAACCACTATTAAAAGAATTGGAGGAAATGATATTATGAAAAATTATGATGTAACTATAAAGAATTTTGCACCAAAATATATGATGACACTTAGAAGGGTTATACCAACTTATCAAGACGAAGGAATGTTATGGCATCAAGTATTTTTAGAGACAAAAGACCAGAATGTTCAAATTGAACCCCCAAAGTATTCTAAAGCAGTTTTTTATGATACTGGATATAAAGAAGATTATGTAGATGTTGAAGTACAAGTTGCTGTATCTGGAAAGTATAAAGATACTGAACATGTTAAATTTAAGACTGTTCCAAGTGTGACTGCTGCAACTGCAATTGTTAATGGAAATTTCAATCAAGTTGCAGACGCTTGTGAGGCTATTGGTAATTGGATATCAGATAATAACTATGATGTAGATGGTCCTATGTTTAATATTTATCATGTAAGTCCTGGCAACGATAGTAATCCTGATAATTGGGTAACAGAGGTATGCTTCCCAGTTAAAAAGAAGTAA
- a CDS encoding peptidase M3 — MVKSKKKIFVFLILIAVFIIFASYIRNYTNDTKKDSVRGTIPFEKMEYKRPNIQSICENINKCNDKLLTAKTAKEQLNLFNEVDKIYQDFYSTLTIAKIRNNIDSSDEFYSKEYKYLMSKSVDVDMSYKDFQDRFVTSKFSKELEKELGKDTFNYLKNIGKLNSKEVEGLLKKEQDLVVKYEDLLAKSTVSIDGIEVDFEEALSRPNLSPEEYVKIYSDYLKKYNPIFGNIFLELIQTRTEIASKQGFKNYIDYAYMNLNKDYSQEEAKKFRQDVKDYIVPLYREISSKPSDSSIYIKVYKNRSFRKFDKVLEDISPKLKESFDYMKKYDLYDYSSGKNKSPGGYTTYINKYKAPFLFNTWDNSFLGVTSFAHEFGHFYNYYNSINLNNKIQPSIDVCEVHSTSLEILFYKYFDDFFGKQSEAIKKEHLSIVLNTIIDACLYDEFQEIIYKNPYMSLNDINKLFFDLEEEYGVSNNILREKNAPFWILVSHNFQVPFYYLSYGLASDVSLQIWQLSQEDYRKAVDVYMDFLNQNTDAGFKDVVEKVNLQLPFQNGNLEEISSTLYDYFGIDNPLELKNAS, encoded by the coding sequence ATGGTTAAATCCAAGAAGAAAATATTTGTTTTTCTAATTTTAATTGCAGTTTTTATTATATTTGCATCATACATAAGAAATTATACTAATGATACAAAAAAAGATTCTGTTAGAGGAACTATTCCTTTTGAAAAAATGGAATATAAGCGTCCTAATATACAGTCAATTTGCGAAAACATTAACAAGTGCAACGACAAACTTTTAACAGCTAAAACAGCTAAGGAACAATTAAATTTATTTAATGAAGTTGATAAAATTTATCAAGATTTTTACAGTACACTTACTATAGCAAAAATTAGAAATAACATAGATTCATCAGACGAATTTTACTCTAAGGAATATAAGTATCTTATGAGTAAATCAGTAGATGTTGACATGTCATACAAAGACTTTCAAGATAGATTTGTAACTTCTAAATTCTCTAAAGAATTAGAAAAAGAACTTGGAAAGGATACATTTAATTATCTAAAGAACATTGGAAAACTTAATTCTAAAGAAGTTGAAGGTTTGCTTAAAAAAGAGCAAGACCTAGTTGTAAAATATGAAGACTTATTAGCTAAATCTACAGTATCAATAGATGGTATAGAGGTAGACTTTGAAGAAGCCTTGTCAAGACCAAATCTTAGCCCTGAAGAATATGTGAAAATTTATTCAGATTACTTAAAAAAATACAATCCTATATTTGGTAACATATTCTTAGAACTTATACAGACAAGAACTGAAATAGCAAGTAAGCAAGGATTTAAGAATTATATAGATTATGCCTATATGAACCTAAACAAAGACTATTCTCAAGAAGAAGCTAAAAAATTTAGACAAGACGTAAAAGATTACATAGTTCCATTATATAGAGAGATTTCATCTAAACCATCTGATTCTTCTATTTATATTAAAGTATATAAAAATCGCTCATTTAGGAAGTTTGATAAAGTACTTGAAGATATATCTCCAAAACTAAAAGAGAGCTTCGACTATATGAAAAAATATGACTTGTACGATTATTCTTCTGGAAAAAACAAATCACCTGGAGGATATACTACTTATATAAATAAATATAAAGCACCTTTCTTGTTTAATACATGGGACAATTCTTTTTTAGGTGTTACTAGTTTTGCTCATGAGTTTGGTCATTTTTATAATTACTACAACAGTATTAACTTAAATAATAAGATACAACCAAGTATAGATGTATGTGAAGTTCATTCAACATCTTTAGAAATTCTATTTTATAAATATTTTGATGATTTTTTTGGTAAACAATCTGAAGCTATAAAAAAAGAACACTTATCGATTGTTTTAAATACTATTATTGATGCTTGTCTTTATGATGAATTTCAAGAAATTATATACAAGAATCCATATATGAGTCTAAATGATATCAATAAATTGTTTTTTGATTTAGAGGAAGAATATGGAGTTTCCAATAATATACTTAGAGAAAAAAATGCTCCTTTTTGGATACTTGTATCTCATAACTTCCAAGTTCCTTTTTATTACTTGAGTTATGGTCTTGCATCTGATGTATCACTTCAGATATGGCAATTATCACAAGAAGATTACAGAAAAGCTGTTGATGTATATATGGATTTTTTAAATCAAAATACTGATGCTGGATTTAAAGATGTGGTAGAAAAGGTAAATTTACAATTACCTTTCCAAAATGGAAATTTAGAGGAAATAAGCTCTACTTTATATGATTATTTTGGTATAGATAATCCACTTGAACTAAAAAATGCTTCTTAA
- a CDS encoding TrkH family potassium uptake protein, with the protein MKTIVRRLILYADGMRPTQIMVSGFAAIIVIGALLLTLPIASQSGESIGLLNALFTATSAVCVTGLVMVDTATYWSLFGQIVIITLIQIGGLGFMTVATMFSLMARKKIQLRERLLIQESLNQADLSGLVRLTRFVLIITITIEGIGALVLSTVFIPQFGLSKGIWYSVFHAISAFCNAGFDLMGSVSGPFTSLNSYVNNFTVSMTVCALIVLGGLGFPVVLDIVRKRRFSKLNVHSKVVLFSTATLIFVGALFIFLIEFNQKATMADLPLKGKVLSAIFQSVTARTAGFNTLDLATLRESSVFVMIILMFIGASPASTGGGIKTTTLAVLIITVRSFLSGKSDIEAFERRLAPSTIKKSLGIFVISISAVIFGTLIISITQPNFTLVQSAFEVTSALATVGSSLAGTPNLNALGKIIIIIFMFMGRVGSLTLFMAILSGGRRKSQPIRYAEGKIMVG; encoded by the coding sequence TTGAAAACAATAGTTAGAAGACTTATTCTCTACGCAGATGGAATGCGTCCTACTCAAATAATGGTATCTGGGTTTGCTGCGATTATTGTAATCGGAGCATTGTTGTTAACACTCCCGATAGCGTCGCAGAGTGGAGAGAGTATAGGCTTATTAAATGCTCTATTTACGGCTACTTCAGCGGTTTGTGTTACTGGTCTAGTTATGGTAGATACAGCAACTTATTGGAGTTTATTTGGACAGATAGTTATAATAACATTGATACAAATTGGTGGTCTTGGATTTATGACCGTAGCCACAATGTTTTCACTTATGGCACGAAAAAAAATACAACTAAGAGAAAGATTATTAATACAAGAGTCATTAAATCAAGCTGATTTATCGGGACTTGTAAGACTTACAAGATTTGTATTAATAATAACCATAACAATAGAGGGAATAGGTGCACTGGTTTTATCAACTGTCTTTATTCCACAATTTGGTTTGTCTAAAGGGATATGGTATAGTGTATTTCACGCAATATCAGCGTTTTGTAATGCCGGATTTGACTTGATGGGCAGTGTAAGTGGCCCATTTACATCGTTAAATTCTTATGTAAACAACTTTACAGTATCAATGACTGTTTGCGCACTTATAGTGCTTGGAGGGCTAGGATTCCCTGTTGTACTTGATATTGTAAGAAAAAGAAGATTTTCAAAATTAAATGTGCATTCTAAGGTTGTATTGTTTTCAACTGCTACACTTATTTTTGTGGGTGCATTATTTATTTTTCTTATAGAATTTAATCAAAAAGCTACTATGGCGGACTTGCCTTTAAAGGGAAAAGTACTATCAGCAATATTTCAATCAGTAACAGCAAGAACTGCTGGTTTTAATACGCTTGATTTAGCTACTTTACGAGAAAGTAGTGTATTTGTAATGATAATTTTGATGTTTATTGGAGCATCACCTGCATCAACTGGTGGGGGTATAAAAACAACAACACTAGCTGTTTTAATCATTACAGTTAGAAGTTTTCTATCAGGAAAATCAGATATAGAAGCTTTTGAAAGAAGATTAGCTCCATCAACTATAAAAAAATCTCTTGGTATATTTGTAATCAGTATATCAGCAGTTATTTTTGGAACATTGATTATTTCAATAACTCAGCCTAATTTTACATTAGTTCAATCAGCTTTTGAGGTTACATCAGCACTTGCTACAGTTGGTTCAAGTTTAGCTGGAACTCCAAACTTAAATGCTTTAGGTAAGATTATAATAATAATCTTTATGTTTATGGGTAGAGTTGGTTCTCTTACTTTATTTATGGCTATACTTTCTGGTGGTAGAAGAAAGAGTCAACCAATCAGATATGCAGAAGGTAAAATTATGGTTGGTTAA
- a CDS encoding potassium channel family protein, producing MKQYIVIGCGRFGSSVASTMHLLGHQVMAIDKNEDSVQSISDKVTHSLIVDVTDEQALRSLGLGNFDVAVVAIGSDIRASIMATLIAKEMGVELIICKAKDELQAKVLYKIGADRVVFPERDMGVRVAHNLVSDNILDHIELDPEYSIVEIVTPNSWVGKTLIELELRARYEITVLAIKTGKNINVTPSPDEELTAGSILVIIGQNTSITAITSGNKGIIRRR from the coding sequence ATGAAGCAATATATAGTCATTGGGTGTGGGAGATTTGGAAGTTCAGTTGCGTCTACTATGCATCTTTTAGGACATCAAGTAATGGCAATAGACAAAAATGAAGATTCAGTTCAAAGTATATCTGACAAGGTAACCCATTCACTTATAGTGGATGTTACTGATGAGCAAGCGTTAAGGTCATTAGGTTTAGGTAACTTTGATGTAGCAGTAGTTGCAATAGGTTCTGATATAAGGGCATCTATAATGGCGACTCTTATAGCCAAAGAAATGGGTGTAGAGTTGATAATATGTAAGGCAAAGGATGAATTACAAGCTAAAGTTCTTTATAAAATTGGTGCAGATAGAGTTGTATTTCCAGAAAGAGATATGGGAGTAAGAGTTGCACACAATTTAGTTTCGGATAATATATTAGACCATATTGAACTTGACCCAGAGTATTCAATTGTTGAAATCGTAACTCCAAATAGTTGGGTTGGCAAGACACTTATAGAGCTTGAATTAAGAGCTAGATATGAGATAACTGTACTTGCTATAAAAACAGGTAAAAATATAAATGTTACACCTTCTCCAGATGAGGAACTTACAGCCGGAAGTATCCTAGTTATAATCGGTCAAAATACTAGTATAACAGCGATAACATCTGGAAATAAGGGGATAATTAGAAGAAGATAA